TTGTCCGCGCTCAAAAAACCCGAGGGAAGCCTGTTGGTCCCGGGTGAACTCGGGCGAGAACTCCGGGCCGCCTTCGTAGTCGTAGACCACCCAGTCGAGACTTTGTGGCAGGCGTGGAACCCGCGCCTCCAACTCGTCGATGGCAACATACCCCGCCCACGACAACACCCGCACTCCCGTCTTGATCCGGCTTTGGGCTTCGTTGGCTTTTGATATTGCCCATTGCGCCTGGCTGTCCGGACCGCCGACCAGGAGATAATCTCCAGGCAGCAGGTGATCGGCAAAGATTTTTAAAAGCGAATCGGCAAAAGGATTCCTGGTCAGCAGGAAGGCGAGGCGGGCCTGAGAGCAAGGAGAGGATTTACTTTCCTGGCTCAATGTGTTACGGCCGGAACAGCCGAGAATCAGGAGCCCGGCCAGCGCCCCCGCCAAACAGTGTTTTCTCATGCCGAAAACCATCCTTTCACGTCTGAGCGCACGGGAAAGCCGGTGGTGAGACAGACGATACGCTGTACCGAACAAAATCTTTGCTGGCATGCCGACCCCACCCGCAACGATGTAACTGCCATCGCCGGATGCTGGTGCTGAAGCTTTGCGCTTTGAAATGCAAATTCCAACTCCAAACCAGGTATACATCCTTTCAGGCGTTGTCGTACACGCAGACCTTGCTGTGCGACTTGTTCGTGCGGGCGCAGGGCTTGCCGATAGACCACGGCGTCATCTCGCCCGTCGAAGCGGAAGAATGGCTCCGCGATTCCACCCGGTCATTCGGCCTTCTCCTCCATGATCGTAGCGCGAATCTGGCGGAGCGTTTCTCTGACCTTTTGCTCGAGGGTTGCTTGTTTGATGCCGCCTTCCGCTCGAGCTTCCAGCCTGACCTCAACTTTTAACTCAGCACCGTCTTGCCGAATGGGCATGACGACCCCACGGACGAACTCGGAGAATTTATCCCACGGGATGGTTGCCTGCAAGTGGTAGGCGTGTATGGTCCTGGTCGTCATCGCAGCGGGCTGAGTTGGCTTACTATCAACTTCAGCAACCTTCGACGGCGGTTGTGTTCCCACCTGTTCTACGCCGGTTGTTCCTGAGGAGGGCTGATAGGGCATCATCGGCTCACGCACGAGAATGGCCTCCGCGTCAGACTCAGATAGCGATGGCCTTTCGCGGAGGAAAACGCGCTCACCAATCCTCACCCCGAACGTTCCTTCCTGCACGCCTTGCGCCACGGCTTCCAGCAGCACCTCTTTACGCTCCAGCATGGGAAGATTCGGATATCTCAAAAACGCCTCGTAGATTTCGTCCACGGGTTTTTCCTGTTCCCCCTCTCGCAAGGCTTTTTCCAGAATGCGCCTGGGCGAGATTTTGGCAAGCAGCAGGTCTTCCCCGCACAGATACTCGCGCACCCGATGAGCGAGCGAAGGCCTGGCGCCCACCGTGGGCAGGCCGAGGTCCAACCAGCGGTAGCCTTGTTCATCGGCTTTGGCCAGGTGCCGATAGGCGCTCAATAACTGGTGCGCAATTCCGCTTTCGGCATCTTTGAGCTTGTTGTCCAATCCCTTTTTGTTCTCCTCGGAGAGCTGCCGCAGCAGGGCTTTGTCGTCGCGAATGGCGCGATAGGTCAGGTAGCGCTTAATCTGCTGGCGGGCGCTGGCCAGTTCGCCGGCATCCGTAGTCAGGAGAAGCAGGGTGTTGCGGTAGGTGCGAAAGGTCTGCCCGCATTTTTCGAGCAGTTCGCGGGCAAAGGTTTCGCTCTCGGCCGCTTTGCGCGTGTATTCCGGCGAAAGCATCGCCAGTTTCAGTTCTTTCGTGTCCGGGACATCCTGCGAGGTCTGCGGCCAAAGAGTAACCCGCAGCTCGGCGCCGGCGAGTTTCTCCAGCCGTGCCCGCATCTCCTCGGTGATCTGCTCAGGCCGCACCGCTTCTTCTTTTTCCACGATGACGCGATTGAGATTGGGCTGGCTGGAAAACTGGTAGCTGCCGCCCTCCACGTGCAGGTACCACAGCTCCTCCTCCAGCCGGCGCAAGGCGTCGGCGATGATCGCCGCAGGCAGCCCCGGTTGCAACAGCGCCAGGCGCAGCCGCTGAATTCCCACGCCGCGCTTTTCGCTGCCGCTGAAAGAACCAAAAAAGATGGCCCGCGCCAGGCCCCCGGCCACGCCAAAACGGGCGTACTCGGAGCCCATTTCGCGATCAACCCTTTCCGCTTTGGCATTCCCGTCCGCGATGTCCGAGGCAATCACCCCTAAGTACTCGTTGCCGATGTGGCGCACAAATTCCGCGCGCACCGCCGGGTTGGCGAGGTTGAGGTGGGCGGGCAAAATCAGCGGTGCCGGGTGCTGCTTCTGGTAAAGCTCGCTCACCACGTTCGCCAGCAGGCGCAGCACCCCGCGGGTGCGTTGGAAATCGGGGAAGGTGCTCCAACGCTCGAACAGCACGTCAATGAGTTCGGGATGAAACGGATAGGCCTTGCGTATCCGCTCGCGGTAGGCCGGCTCGCGCACCTCTTTGGGCAGATCATCGCCTTGCTGCCGGTATAGCTCAAAAAACTCCTCGGCGGTTCGGCGAATTTCCTGCGGATCGCCCATGTCCTCAAACAGCCGCCGGCGGATGACCTCGTAGATTTCCTCCCCTTCCACCGGCGTCTTAATACTCTCCACGCGCTTGAACACCTGCTGCAGTTCGTGCAGTGCCCGCTCGCCACTCTCGCCATAGGGGGCGCTGGAGGGCAGGGTTACCACCAGCGCACAGCGCGGCAACACCTTCACTGTCTCAGTCAGCTCTTGATAAAACGCCACCACCTGGTCGCGGAAATCTTTGGCCTTGACCGCGTACTCGGCGATCTCGTCCATCAAAATCAGCGTGGGCTGTGCGCCCAGAATTCTGTGGAGCAGGTCCTTGCCCGGGGCGCGGCGTTTCTTGTCATGCTCTTGCAGGAGATCGTATTTTCCCAATTGCCGGGCCAACTCGCCCCAGGGTGTCCGCCCCGTGAGCGCGTCCACGTTCGTGCCCACGAAGGTCACCGCCGCCGCCTTTGGCACGGAGCCCGCGCCGGCGCGCTTGAGAATCTCGGCCACTGCCCCCAATTTGCTCAGCTCCTCCCCGTGCTTGATGAAGTGATACAGCGCGATGAGGCTATGAGTTTTTCCGCCACCGAAGGGGGTTTGAATTTGAATGACTGCCTCACCGCTGCCGGCGCCGGACAACCGACCCCGCATCGCTGCCAGCAGGTTCAAAAGCCCCTGGGTCGGGTAGGTTTTGCGGAAGAAGGTGGCTGCGTCGCGGTATTCCAGCGGCCCGCGCCCGGCCACCACGTCGGAAAGGTCGGCGGCAAAAACCGACTCATCCAGCCTGCCGGTGCGGATATCAATGTGCGGGGTGGTCACTTGCGTCCAGGATTTCATCATTATTGCTCCTCAAATAAACGACGTTGTTGTTCCAGTCTGTAACTTTTGCGGCCATAGAGCAGCCCTTGCAGGGCCTGCTTTTCCTTGTCGCCCTCGGGCAGCACCTCGCTGATGGCCTGCGCCACCTGCCAGAAAACTTCGTTGGTGCCGTAATTGAGCGCAAGATGTTCATGAAGTTCCTTTTGCCGGTTCTGCTCCCACAGAATGCAGGCCCGCTGCAATGCATCCACCATGGCGACAAACTCGGTTTTCTTCGCAAAGCGGCTGTCTTTGCCCCGCTCCTGCGGAGAGAGCACCCGCACGTATTCTTTATCCTTCTGCACCAGCCCGCCCGGGAGCCAGGCCTCGGTCAGTTCCACGCCCACGCCGGAGGCAAGTTTACGCGCCTCGTCAAACGGCACGCGGGCGTGGTTGTAGGTCCAGCGCCAGAGCAGGTAAAAGCGGGTGAGCGCGTCCACCCCGCCCAGTTGCGCGTTTTGCAGGATGCGGCTCAAGGCAAACTCGGCCACCACCTTGCGCACGTACTCCAAAAGCTCCGCCACCGTGACCTGCTCGCCGGAGAGTTTCTCCACGCGGGCGTATTTGCCAAAGGCTTGCACCGCCGGGCCGATGGCGCTCATAAAAAAGTCCGCCCCGCGGATGCCCTCGTCCCAGAACTGCGCCAGTTTCTGGCGCACCCGCTCCTCGATCTCCCGGCGCACGCTGGGGTATTCGCCGATGGGGGCTTGTGCCGGTCGCTTGCGGCAGACCATGTAGATGCTGGAAGCCAGCGCCGCTGATTCCTGCGCCCGCAGCCGCGCCTGCATCTCGGTGTGGATGGGCCAGGAAGCGGTGAGGTAGAGGCCGGCTTCCAAAAGCGCACTGATGACCGTCTCCCAGGCCTCGGTGGTCTTGTGGGCAAAGACGATGACGGCAATGCCCTCGGGCTTGAGCACCCGGGCGATCTCGCCGAAGGCTTGGGTGAGCATTTCTTCAAAGCGGCGCTTGGCTTGCTCCATCCCGCCGGCTTTGCTGGCGTCGGCGACCATTTCTTGAGACTTGGGTGTGAGCGGCGTGGCGAAGAGGTCGGGGTAGAGGTCGCCCACGGTGCGCTTGAGCCAAACGTAGAAAAAGTCCGAAAGGTCGCTATAGGGCACGTTGTCGTAGTAGGGCGGGTCGGTGAGCACGGCGTCGAAGAAGTTGTCCGGCCAGGGGAGTGCGGTGGCGGAGCCACTCAGGACAATTGGAATGGATGAATCGGTGCCAGGCCCCAATATTCGCTCATCTCTTTGTCTCGTGGGCACAATGGACAAAGAATCCGCACATATGTCAATGAGATTGCTCCAACTCGCACTTACACCAGAAACGGGGACCATTTCAAAATAGTCCCAAGTCATTTGAATTGCTTGGCGTCCCACAAAAGCATTTATTACCTGGGTCGTGTCTACCTTCCAGGTACAGTTTGAACTCGTAAACATTGAGAGTTTGTCAAAAGTTAGCGCCAGATACGTCGCCACCGCCTTGGCGAATTCGGGATCGGCGCCCTGGGCGATCATTTCTCTATGGGCGCGGCGCACCGCATCGGCAAAGGTAATCAGCGCCAGCTTCTGCCGGGCGTTGAATAGGTCGCCCCAGCGCGTCATGCCGTAGCGTTGCACGCGAAAGCCCAGTGTTTCCAATGGCGGCATCGGTTCATCTGGCACGGGGTCCAGGCCCCATTCCCGGGCAAGGCGCTGCCTTGCCCCTACCAGCGCTTCTTCGGCGGCGCGGTAGGCGGCAAGGTCGGCTTCGGTGGGCAGGCGGTAGGTCTTGCCCGAACGCCCCGGGTGGTGGAGCACCACCGCCATCAGGCGCTGGCCCGATTGGCCCTCGCGGAAAAGCCGCCGGGTGGTCTTGTCGTCCATGGTCCCGCCGCACAGCGGGCAGCGCACATGGGCGCGCGAAACGGTGCCCTCTTCGGGGTCAAAGTCTATCCGTTCGCCGTTCTGCCCCACGATCTCGACATCAAGACGCTTGGCAGTGCGGCGTGGGACCAGCCGCAGGGCAACCTTCTTTTTGTCCTTTTTCGCCAGCCAGGTCTGGCGCATGAGCGGGATTTCGGCACCGCAAGATGGGTTCTGGCAGGGCAGCGTGCGCGCCCAGATGTAGCCAACAGGAATCGAACCATCGGGGTCTTTCGGGTAGAAGCGCTCCAACTCCTTGCGGGCTTCTTCCAGCACCCAATCTCCCCAGGCTTTGACCGCCTCAAGCAGGGGGTTTTGCGCGTTTTGCCGCTCCATGCCCTCAAGAAAGTCTTGCGTGATACCCTTTTTCTCCCCCTTTGCTGGTGGCGGCAGGGGTACGAAGGACATTGCATCAGGCCGGCCGAACTTCTGCGGGTACTCCAGCACCGCCTTGTTGAGCAGCACCGCCACCGGGTTGAGGTCATTGGCGTAGGTTTCGCAACCCAGGCGCAGCGCCTCCAGCGGGATGGCTCCGCCGCCGGCAAACGGGTCGAGCACGCGCGGGGCGCGGCCGCCAAAGGCCTTGCGGATGAGGTCTCGCGCCTTTTCAATGGCAGGAGACTCGCTGCCCTTGCCCGAAACCGCCTCCCAGGGGGCAATCTCGCGAATCAGTCGCAGAAACTCTTCCCGGCGCTTTACATCATCTGGCAACAGGGCTGCCAGCGCTGTGGCCCGCGAGGCGGCCAGGGGTCGGCGCGCCCACCAAATGTGCAGCGTGGAGATATGCCCGTGGCGGATGTTCTTCTCCCGCACGGATTCTTCGGAGACCTTGCGCAGGGGGAAGTCGGTTTCGATGAGGCGTTGCATTGACTTTTCTTTCATATCATAGGTCCAATTTCTCCAGCAAAGATTCATGTTTTTCAGGGAAAAATCCACGCATAGGTGGAACGTGCCAGATTTCATCAGGGCGAACCAGCAATACATGGATACCGAGTTTCGCCAGTCCGGGCATGATGGAGCGCAGCAGCTTTTCAAAAGCCGGCGTATACGGCACGGCGATGGCGCACACGACATCGTAATCGTAGTGGCGCAGAATCTGCAGAAGCGCCTCGCCGACTGCGACCCGTTCGTTCTCGCGGGCACGCACCCCCTTGGCCTCGATGAAAAGCCGCCGATGCGAGCGGGGTAGGATGCCTTCAATATCAGCGCCGCGCTGATTCCCGGGGCGCACACGAACTTCCCTCAAATTCTCTTGTCGCAAACGGTTGGCGAGGGCTTGGACCAATTCACGTTCCCTCATTCGTTGCTGCCTCCTTCCAATCTTTCACCACAAAGCGGACGATCTCCACGACCTCATCGGCACTCAGCTTCGCAGCCGGGTTGCGGATGCTGTAGAGCGTAGGTGTGGTCGCGGCGTTTTCCACCACATAGAGCCAGTATTCATCGCCCAGCCGTTGCGCCATGAGCCACTCGTTGGGAGTCAGCAAAATTGCGCCGGTAGTGGCGTGTGCCTTGACCTCGATGTAGCGTAGCGAGCCGTCCGGAGCCTGGGAACGGAGGTCGTAGCCCAGGTCCTGTAGAGAGACATCCTCGGGGGTGCGGCCGTGCTCACGTTCGTATGCCATGGCCACTTGCATGCCGATGGCCTCGATCTCGGCATCGGAGCGCATGGCCGGGTCCTCGCTGGCTTGAGGCACGATCCGCGCCACGCCAATAATTTCAGGGGTACTGGGTAGCAGGCTCTTTTGGCGGAGAATATCCTCTTCAAGCGCGCGCTTTCGTGTTTCGTATTCCTCTTTCCGGCGTCGTTCGTTGATCATCTCTACCTCGGGCACCAGTTCGCCGCTGGCGCAACGTATTTCGTACTCAATGAGCCGGGCCTCCGAAGCGAGGATCATCTGCTCCAGGGAGCGCAGGCCATATTTCTGTTTAATACGGGCTTCCCGTTCGCGCTCCTGGAGAATCTCGGCACGGTAGGATTCCAGGACATGATCAACAGCAAAGGTAATGATTTCGTCCCTGACGGGCAGGCTTTCCGGTGCTGAGTGGCCGGGGAGAGATTTAAGATCCCAGAGGATGGAGCTATTGACCAGTCGCAAGCGACCGCCATTGGCAGGATGAAAAACCACAAAAATGCGTTTGCCAGCCACCTGATTGTTACCGTCGCGCAGTTCCCCCTGCACAAACCAGAGCCAGCCGTCCAGTCGTCCGTCCGGGTCGGCGAACACCGCACCGCTCTGGACCTCTGATTTACAGCGGGCAAGAATGCTCTCGAGGAGGGTTTCCAACAAGGGGTGACCAGGGGCCACAAACACGGCTGCGTGGCTGCGGGCGTTTTTTTTGTCAAACGCGATCCTGGTGTACTCGTGAAAGACCTCGCCAAATCTTTGCTTGAACTCCAGTGAAACGTTGCGCAGCTCGTACGGCACGGAGGGGACGCGCCACAGGCCGTCGCGACGTTTTTCCAGGGAGACAGCAAGAAAGTGGCAAGCACGCTCGAAAAATCGCTCAATGTATTCGGGAACCAGGCGGTTTTCGCGGGCACGGCGCTCTTCGCCCAGAACGCGTTGCAGGTCAATATGCCGGGTGGCGAGGGCTTCCAGCGCCGCTTCGCGGGTTTTTTGCAACGCGCGTTCATCGGGGACGGCCTGGATTTCGGCCACAATCTCATCCAAAGTCCGGCGTTGCGCAATGGCTTCGACAATCAAGTCTTTCAGGCTGCGGCCTGGGATGACCTCGCCGATGACGTCGAACACCCGGTCGCTGCCCATGGCTTCCCGGATTCTTTCCAGTTTTTCAAAAAGGGCACGCAAGACACTGCCTTCGCGTGTGTCGGCGGCGACCAGATTGTAGATGTGGACTTCCTTTTGCTGGCCGTAGCGGTGAATGCGGCCCATGCGCTGTTCCAGGCGGTTGGGATTCCAGGGAATATCGTAATTGACCATCAGGGAGCAGAATTGCAGGTTGATGCCTTCGCCGCCGGCCTCGGTGGAGACCATCACCTGCGCTGCTTCACGGAACTCGTGCTCGGAGTGGATGCGGGCGTCGAGATTCATCCCGCCGTGCAAGGTGACCACGGCATAGCCCCAGCCGCGCAGCTTTTCAACCAGATAGTCCAGGGTCTCCCGCGACTCGGTAAAGATCAGTAGTTTTTCACTCCGTTGCTTGATGGACTCATCCTCCATCACCCGGCGCAATTCAGTGAGCTTGGTCTCAATTTCCTGGCGCTCAGCCTCGCGCGCCAGACGCACCAGGCCGGCCAGGGTCTGAATCTCGGCTTCCAGTTCCTCGCGGGTTTCTGCGGCGGTCAGCCGTTCGACAAGCTCTTCTTCCTGACGCAGGCGCTCCGCCTCAGGCGCGTCTTCCAGCGTCTCCTCATCCACCCGTCCCCCCTCGGCCAGCCATTGGCCCAGTTTCAGGAGTTCCTCCAGGCGTTCTTTGCGCCGTTCCAGCGAGCGGCGGATGGCACGTACGCTGGAGGCCAGGCGTCGTTGCAGGATCAGCAATGCAAAGGCCACGTTGCGCTTCTCGCTGGCCAGCGCCTGGTTGTAGGATTTTTCCACGTATTCGGTGACGGCGTTATAGAGGCGCTTTTCCTCGTCATTCAGGCGATAAGGCCGGGTGAAGACATGGCGTGGTGGAAACAGCGGCCGGCCGTCAAAATCGCGCAGGTCTTCTTTCAGGCGGCGGAGAAATAAAGAATTTTCCCGCTTTTGCACCGATTCCAAAAGCAGGTCGGTATTGGCAAACATTCCCGGCTCCAGGAGGTCGAGAAAGAGACGGAAATTTTCGGGGTCGCCGCGATGCGGTGTGGCGGTCAAAAGCAAGAGGAACTGACCGATGCGGGAAACAAGCTCGCCAAAGCGATACCGTTCGGTTTTATTGGTCTTTTCACCGTAGCGGTAGGCCGCCATCTTGTGGGCCTCGTCCACAATCACCAAATCCCAGTGGGTTTCGCCCAGGGCTGCCATGACGTCATCCTGCTTGGCGAAGTCCATGGAGGTGATGATCTGCGGCTGCTCCTGCCAGACGTTGTGCCCCCAGGTGGCATTCATGACGGCACGGTCAACCAGGGTGAAGGTTTCCGCAAACCGCTCCTTCATTTCTCGCCGCCACTGGTCTTTCAAATGTCCCGGCACCACAATCAGGGTGCGCCGGACCAGGCCGCGGTACTTGAGTTCCTTTACCAGCAGCCCGGCCATGATGGTCTTGCCTGCCCCCGGATCATCGGCCAGCAGAAAACGCAGGCGCGGATTGCGCAAAAGGTAGTGATAAATTGCCTCGATCTGATGGGGCAGGGGATCCACCTGCGAGACGTTGACGGCAAACAGGGGATCAAACTGATAGGCAAAGCGGATGCGGTGAGCCTCCATGGCCAGAAAAAAGGCCTCGGCGTCTCCAGAAAATTCCTGCATGGCCGCAGAGAGCACGCGCACTTGCGCCAGATCGGCCTGGGAGAGAATACGAGTAAAGAATTGCTGCGTGTTTGTTCCCACGGCTTCGATCTGGACGCGGCTGCCGAAAGCCTTCACGGTCAGCACGCGGACCGGTTCCGGCCAGAAGGGCGCTTCTAAAACATCATTGGGTTCAATATTATGCTCAGGCATGGCTCTATTCTTGACAAGTTTGTATCGTGTTGATGTGGTGGCCGGCACTGGTCAAACGCCTGCGGCACCATGTGCACCGCCCGGCATAATGTCGCCAGAAGAGGCCTCTGAGCATTCTGACGAAGAGCTGTTCTGCAGGGACACGGGGTGGTTCGCCCCACTCTTCGAGTTTTGCGGAATGGCTTGAAGATAGAAGCCGCCTTTTGAATTTCAACTAAATTTTGGGCGGACGCCCGGAGCGGCAGGCTGGCTCGGCGGGATGAGGATGTGCGCAAGAGGCAGGAATGGAATTTTGTGCCGAAGGTCCCCGGGGATGTGACTGCGGCAAAACTTCTGCCGTGTCCGGCCGGAAAAGAAAAGCCAGAGCGACGCGC
The window above is part of the candidate division KSB1 bacterium genome. Proteins encoded here:
- a CDS encoding DUF1156 domain-containing protein — translated: MKEKSMQRLIETDFPLRKVSEESVREKNIRHGHISTLHIWWARRPLAASRATALAALLPDDVKRREEFLRLIREIAPWEAVSGKGSESPAIEKARDLIRKAFGGRAPRVLDPFAGGGAIPLEALRLGCETYANDLNPVAVLLNKAVLEYPQKFGRPDAMSFVPLPPPAKGEKKGITQDFLEGMERQNAQNPLLEAVKAWGDWVLEEARKELERFYPKDPDGSIPVGYIWARTLPCQNPSCGAEIPLMRQTWLAKKDKKKVALRLVPRRTAKRLDVEIVGQNGERIDFDPEEGTVSRAHVRCPLCGGTMDDKTTRRLFREGQSGQRLMAVVLHHPGRSGKTYRLPTEADLAAYRAAEEALVGARQRLAREWGLDPVPDEPMPPLETLGFRVQRYGMTRWGDLFNARQKLALITFADAVRRAHREMIAQGADPEFAKAVATYLALTFDKLSMFTSSNCTWKVDTTQVINAFVGRQAIQMTWDYFEMVPVSGVSASWSNLIDICADSLSIVPTRQRDERILGPGTDSSIPIVLSGSATALPWPDNFFDAVLTDPPYYDNVPYSDLSDFFYVWLKRTVGDLYPDLFATPLTPKSQEMVADASKAGGMEQAKRRFEEMLTQAFGEIARVLKPEGIAVIVFAHKTTEAWETVISALLEAGLYLTASWPIHTEMQARLRAQESAALASSIYMVCRKRPAQAPIGEYPSVRREIEERVRQKLAQFWDEGIRGADFFMSAIGPAVQAFGKYARVEKLSGEQVTVAELLEYVRKVVAEFALSRILQNAQLGGVDALTRFYLLWRWTYNHARVPFDEARKLASGVGVELTEAWLPGGLVQKDKEYVRVLSPQERGKDSRFAKKTEFVAMVDALQRACILWEQNRQKELHEHLALNYGTNEVFWQVAQAISEVLPEGDKEKQALQGLLYGRKSYRLEQQRRLFEEQ
- a CDS encoding DUF499 domain-containing protein, with amino-acid sequence MMKSWTQVTTPHIDIRTGRLDESVFAADLSDVVAGRGPLEYRDAATFFRKTYPTQGLLNLLAAMRGRLSGAGSGEAVIQIQTPFGGGKTHSLIALYHFIKHGEELSKLGAVAEILKRAGAGSVPKAAAVTFVGTNVDALTGRTPWGELARQLGKYDLLQEHDKKRRAPGKDLLHRILGAQPTLILMDEIAEYAVKAKDFRDQVVAFYQELTETVKVLPRCALVVTLPSSAPYGESGERALHELQQVFKRVESIKTPVEGEEIYEVIRRRLFEDMGDPQEIRRTAEEFFELYRQQGDDLPKEVREPAYRERIRKAYPFHPELIDVLFERWSTFPDFQRTRGVLRLLANVVSELYQKQHPAPLILPAHLNLANPAVRAEFVRHIGNEYLGVIASDIADGNAKAERVDREMGSEYARFGVAGGLARAIFFGSFSGSEKRGVGIQRLRLALLQPGLPAAIIADALRRLEEELWYLHVEGGSYQFSSQPNLNRVIVEKEEAVRPEQITEEMRARLEKLAGAELRVTLWPQTSQDVPDTKELKLAMLSPEYTRKAAESETFARELLEKCGQTFRTYRNTLLLLTTDAGELASARQQIKRYLTYRAIRDDKALLRQLSEENKKGLDNKLKDAESGIAHQLLSAYRHLAKADEQGYRWLDLGLPTVGARPSLAHRVREYLCGEDLLLAKISPRRILEKALREGEQEKPVDEIYEAFLRYPNLPMLERKEVLLEAVAQGVQEGTFGVRIGERVFLRERPSLSESDAEAILVREPMMPYQPSSGTTGVEQVGTQPPSKVAEVDSKPTQPAAMTTRTIHAYHLQATIPWDKFSEFVRGVVMPIRQDGAELKVEVRLEARAEGGIKQATLEQKVRETLRQIRATIMEEKAE
- a CDS encoding DUF3883 domain-containing protein is translated as MPEHNIEPNDVLEAPFWPEPVRVLTVKAFGSRVQIEAVGTNTQQFFTRILSQADLAQVRVLSAAMQEFSGDAEAFFLAMEAHRIRFAYQFDPLFAVNVSQVDPLPHQIEAIYHYLLRNPRLRFLLADDPGAGKTIMAGLLVKELKYRGLVRRTLIVVPGHLKDQWRREMKERFAETFTLVDRAVMNATWGHNVWQEQPQIITSMDFAKQDDVMAALGETHWDLVIVDEAHKMAAYRYGEKTNKTERYRFGELVSRIGQFLLLLTATPHRGDPENFRLFLDLLEPGMFANTDLLLESVQKRENSLFLRRLKEDLRDFDGRPLFPPRHVFTRPYRLNDEEKRLYNAVTEYVEKSYNQALASEKRNVAFALLILQRRLASSVRAIRRSLERRKERLEELLKLGQWLAEGGRVDEETLEDAPEAERLRQEEELVERLTAAETREELEAEIQTLAGLVRLAREAERQEIETKLTELRRVMEDESIKQRSEKLLIFTESRETLDYLVEKLRGWGYAVVTLHGGMNLDARIHSEHEFREAAQVMVSTEAGGEGINLQFCSLMVNYDIPWNPNRLEQRMGRIHRYGQQKEVHIYNLVAADTREGSVLRALFEKLERIREAMGSDRVFDVIGEVIPGRSLKDLIVEAIAQRRTLDEIVAEIQAVPDERALQKTREAALEALATRHIDLQRVLGEERRARENRLVPEYIERFFERACHFLAVSLEKRRDGLWRVPSVPYELRNVSLEFKQRFGEVFHEYTRIAFDKKNARSHAAVFVAPGHPLLETLLESILARCKSEVQSGAVFADPDGRLDGWLWFVQGELRDGNNQVAGKRIFVVFHPANGGRLRLVNSSILWDLKSLPGHSAPESLPVRDEIITFAVDHVLESYRAEILQEREREARIKQKYGLRSLEQMILASEARLIEYEIRCASGELVPEVEMINERRRKEEYETRKRALEEDILRQKSLLPSTPEIIGVARIVPQASEDPAMRSDAEIEAIGMQVAMAYEREHGRTPEDVSLQDLGYDLRSQAPDGSLRYIEVKAHATTGAILLTPNEWLMAQRLGDEYWLYVVENAATTPTLYSIRNPAAKLSADEVVEIVRFVVKDWKEAATNEGT